The sequence below is a genomic window from Halosolutus gelatinilyticus.
TAGTAGTACTTGCCGATCCCCTCTCGGTTGGCGAAGAAGCCCGTCTGCTGGTCGATCCGCCCGCCGGAGGAGTCCATCAGGTAGAACACGGGGTTCCCGCTCTTGAGCGCCCGCTGTTGCATCCGGAGGAACTTCTCGACGCCCTTCGCGGCCATGCTCCCCCGCTTGACCGTGTAGTCGTTGGCCATGAAGTGGACGTCCCGCCCCTCGAAGGTCGCGGCGCCGGTGATGAGGCCGTCCGCCGGGAGTCGATCGTCGTCGTCCGGGCCCGTATTCATCCCCCGCGGGTGCCAGTCGTCGAACGCCGCGAACTTGCCGTCCTCGAAGAGGAACTCGTCGTTCTCGCCGCCGAACCAGAGGTCGAGCCGATCGCGCACGAACAGTTTCCCCTCCTCGGGCAGTTGGTCCCTGTACTTTTCCGGCCCGCCTTCGAGGATGTCCGCGATCTCCTCGCGAAGCAGCGCTTCGCGTTCGGTGGGTCCGAGTTCTGCGTCGGCGTCGCCGCCGTCGGCGGGTACCGTCGGCCCTCGCCGCCCGTCTGCGCCCGATCCGGACGTCGGTTCCGTCTCGTGTTCGTGGGTCGCCATCGGCTCGTCGTCGGCGCCGACGTAGACCTCGATCGTGTCGCCGACGTGTTCGGCCAGCGCGGCCGCGATCGCCGACGCCTCCTCGTCCGACGCCCCTGCCGCGATTCGGACTTTCATGGCAAAATTTGTGACGGCCCGCATAAAAGTCGTTTTCCATCGCGGTTCGCGACGCCGAGGGCGTTCACTGGCCGAAAAGCGTAGCCGAGAGGCGCCGAAATCGGACGCCCGCCGCGAACCCGACCGCTCCGCGTCGAGCGGAACGAATAAAAACGGATCGCGGCGGGACGATCGCCACCGATCGGACGAACCGTCACGAACGAGCAGGCGAGGTGGATCACGAATCGCGACCCGACGCGAACCGCACGAGAGTGATGTCGCTGCCTCCGTGGTCACCAACACGGAGACGTCTCTGTGTGGGCGGGTGAGGGACACAAACGCTCACCTGTACTCGTACACGTATTATATGACCGCCCGACGTCCGGTCTCGAACACCCGATCGGAGGGGGCGCGCGTCGCATTTCGGGACCGGATATCACGGCCGCGGCAGTTGCAGGCACAACCCCTATCGACGTTTTCGTCGTCCATTCGACAGCTATGACTGGCTCCTGAAGGTCGCCCGTAGCGTCGGCGGAGCGGGAGTCAGCGGGAAACGAGTACGCGAATCGGAATCGACGATATGTCAGGCACCCAGTCGCCGTCTCTGGTCCACCGGCTCGCGAGCCTTCGCGATCGGTTGCACGCGGGGATGGATCGTCGTGAGTTCCTCAGAACGCTCGTCACCGGCGGCTACGCGCTCGGCGCGTCTCGCCTCCTCGGCGTCGACGATTTCCTCGCGGCCGACGACGGCGAGGTCCCGGTCGTCACCGCGCTCGTCCGGAACGCTCCCAACGATCCGTGGTCGCTCGAGGAACGGGTTCGCCACGTCCCCGCCGAGTGGTACGCGTCCGTCAAGAAGGCCCTCGAGGTGAACGAACTGCTGGCGCGGTACGGCTTCACCGGGTACCTCGGGAGCGTGGTCGTCCCCGGTGACTACGCCAGCGGGACCGCGACCGTCTCGGTCGGCATTTCCGCGGACGCCAAGTCGCTCAGGGAGACGATCGACCAGCTTTCGGGCGACGTCCCGGTGAGCGTCGAGACGATCGTCGAGTCGGGCGAGATCCATGACGGGCTCGAACCGCTCGAACCGCGAATCATCAGCTCCGTGGTCGACGATCGGGTTCCGAGCGGTGTCGCCTGCGAAACGACCACCAGTCTGGCGACGCTCGGACCCGCGCTGTACCATCCCGACGGTCGGCGACAGTTCTTCGTGACGGCCGCACACGCCTTCGACGGGAACGCGGAACTCGGGAGACGACAACTCTTCCTTCCGGTTCAAGACGCGGACTCCCTGGAGCTCGGGACCGTCGCGCACATCCACCCTGGCGAAGACGTCGTCGCGATCGAACCCCGTCAGCAGGTCGATCCGGCGCCCGCCATCGACGCGCCGACGACGACCCGAATCCGCGGCCAGTACACTCGCTGGGGATTGGCCGACCTCATCGCCCGGGGAAAGGAACTGGAGAAAGTCGGGGCGCTGACCGGCCACACGAGGGGTCGGATCCAGGGGATCGACGCGATCACCTGTTTCACCGACGACTTCTGCCGCCACGGTCAGATCCGGTGGGGCGGCGAGATGGACCTGACGGACGGGGACAGCGGCTCGGTGAGCTACCACCCCGATCCGGACGGCGAGGACGGCGACGTCCTCGTCGCCGGCTTCAACAACGCCCGAACCTGGTGGCCCGGACAGAGCTACATCTGGGGCGTCGCGGCGTACCGACTGACCGAGATGCACGGGTACCACTTCTGAGTGATCGACGAATGTTGCACATCAAGACGGAATTCGAATCGCGGATGGAACCGACGTCGCGACCGCTTCCGAGCCCGAAACGGACCGCAGGCACCCGATCGATAGCCGATGAGTAACGACGCCTCCCGCTCGAACCGGTCCGGGACCGTCCGCCGCGCGATGAGAATGGGGGCTCGCCTGCTCGTCGACCTGTTCGTCGTCACGCTCTGGGTCGTCTTCCTGACGCTCCTCTTTCTCACGGCTGGCTGGCCGCGCTGGGCGTTCTACGTCGCGCTACTGTTCGGAGTCGGCGGCTACGTACTGATCACGGCGGGGTGGCGGTAACGGGAGGTCGCCGTAGCGAGCGACGCCGATGCGAATCGAGAACGGGGGACCGTTCGATCCTTACTCGAGAGCCGCTTCGAGTCGATCGATCAGGTCGGTGTTACCGACGAAGAGGGGCGTTCGACCGTGGACGTCGTTCGGCTCGACAGCCAGAAGCGATCGCTCGCCGTCGGAGGAGCGGCCGCCGGCCCGTTCGACGATGTAGCCGATCGGGTTCCCCTCGAACTGGAGGCGGAGTTTGCCTTCCGGACGGGATTCGAGCCCCGGATAGGCGAAGATCCCGCCGTAGGTGAGCACCTGGTTGACGTCGCCGATCATCGCGCCGCCGTATCGGAGTTTGAGTTCGCGCTCGATCTCGCGGGCGTACTCGCTGAACGCGTCGGTCCAGTTGGGGACGCGGCCGCCGAAGCCGTAGACGACCGGCTCGTCGGGGAGCGTGACGTCTCGCCGAACGATCGTTCGCTCGCCGCCGGTCAGTTCGTACTCGGTGACGGTCTCCTCGGTGGCGAGTACCATCGTCGTGACCGGCCCGTAGAGGACGTAGCAAGCCGCGACGAGCGCGTCACCCCGGGCCGGCAGCGAGGCGTCGTAGACGCCGACGATCGTCCCCATACTGTTGTTCGACCGGAGGTTCGAGGAGCCGTCGAGGGGATCGACGGCGACCGCGTACGCGTCCGTCTCGGTATCCGGGTCGCCGCCGCAGTCGAGCACGTCCGACCGCTCCTCGCTCGCGTACTGTCCGACGCCGTCGATCGACGAGAGCCGATCGGCGAGCAGGTCGTCGGCCCAGACGTCCGCCTCGACCTGGGTCTCGCCGCTCGGGTTCGCCTCGTCGACCGTGTTGCGGCGACCGATCAGTCCCTGGCGGATCTCGGTGGCCGTCCGGCAGACGGTCGACACGACCGCCTCGACGACCGGGTCGGACACCGTCACGATCACTCCTCGAGCGCGGCGTCGGCGGTCGCCTCCTCGTAGATGACCTTCTCGAGGGCGTCGAGGATGTGGGTGGGGTTCTCGCGCTGCCAGACGTTGCGGCCGACGGCGAGCCCTTTACACCCCGACTGGACGGCGGCCTCGACGGTCGAGAGGAACTCGTAGTCCGAGGTCTTCGACCCGCCGCTCATGACGACCATCATGTCGCCGGAGGCCCTGCAGGCGTGTTGCATCGCCTCGGGGCTGCCGGGGTACTTGACCTTCGCGATGTCGGCACCCAGCTCGAGGGCGATGCGGGTCGCATAGGAGATGGTGCCCGGCTTGGTGTCGTTCTTGAGCCCCTGTCCGCGCGGGTAGGACCACATGACCATCGGGATGTCGTGTTCGCGGGCCTTCTCCTGGGCGTCGCGGAACTCTTCGAACATCTCCACCTCGTGGTTCGAACCGCTGTAGACGGTGAAGCCGACGGCGTCGGCGCCGAGTTCGGCGGCGTAGTCGACCGAGCAGTTGACCGGCGAGTCGGGCTCGCCCATCCAGAGGTTCGAGGTGCCGTTCAGCTTCAGGAGGAGGTTGACGTCGTCCTCGTAGCTCGGGTAGTAGCCCTCCGCGATCCCTTTCTGGACGGCCATGGCGGTGACCGCGTCGTGGGTCGCCGTCTCGAACACCGTCGACGGATCGAGTTTCTCCGGGACGTCTTCGAAATCGACCGGCCCGTGCTCCAGCCCGTGATCCATCGCCAGAATCAGACACTTGCCGTCGCGGACGATCGGTGAATCGTCGATCGGAATCATCTGGTAGTTGGTCCACCAGGCCGCTATATATCTCTGGTGGTCTCAATTAACTAAATTACTTACTGAAGTAGTAAACGATTTCGATCGCGGACGATGCGACGGGCCGGTCGCGATCGGCCGACCCGGTCGATCGCGATCACAGCAACTCGCGCGCGTTGTGTCGCCACGTCCGGACGTGCAACACGTTCAGATCGAGCGCCTTCGCCACGTCGAACGCGTTGATCGTCGCCAGCCGCTCGGCCGATCGGATGCCGGCCTCGGCGAGTCGATCGGCGTCCTCGGGACCGACGCCGGTCACCGCCGTCACCGCCGTCGGTTTCGGCCACGGGCGCTCCGCCGGTTCGTCCCGACCGACGTCGACGGTTCGCGACCGGGCGTAATCGAACGACTGCCAGTCCTCGGTTCCGCTGGCGGCGATCCACTCGCGCTCGGCGTCGTCGAGCCCCCGCACGGCGGCCGATCGCAGATCGAGATCCCCGTCGCTCTCGAACGACCAGGGGAGCGAAAAGCGCCGGCGGAGCGCGTCCGCAGCCTCGTCGTCGACGCCGTCGTCGAGCAGCATCCGGTAGGAGTACTCCTTGTTCTCGACGACGGCGGGGTCGACGCCGGCCGCCTCGAGGGCCGCTCGTTCCGCCGATTCGATCCGCTCCCCGGCGCGGTCCGGCGCCGATCCCATGCCGAACACCAGTTTCGTCGGAGAGACCGTCTCCCCGCCCCGATCGGTCACCGACTCGGACTGTTCGACGTCGTCCCGATCGGCGCCGCTGTCGGCCTCGGGGTCGCTCCGTATCAATTCCTTATTCACGCGGTTCACCGGTTACCCGTAGCTCACACTCTCACGTCTTGAAAGTTACCCAAACTTCTAAACGGACCATCACTCGCCGCCGGTTCGGAACGGAACCTCGGTTCCGGCGCCGTCGGCCCGGGCCCGCCGGTAGACAGCCGTCGCCGCGGTCAAGTCCATGACCGCGCTCCCGACGCTTTTCACCACCGCGAGTCCGTCCGCGCGTTCGATCGGCCGATCGTCCGCGAACGCCCTCGCCAGCGGCTCGAGATCGTCCATCTCCGCCCCGATATCCCGGAAATCGCCCGTCTCGATTGCCTCGCCGGGTACGTCGGCGAAGCGTCGATCGGCGCGCTCGACGAGCGCGGGTTCGAGTTCCCGCATCGCGGCGGTGTAGGCGCCGACCGCGACGACCAGCTCCGCGTCGGTCGCGTCGGCCGGGAACACCGGCTCGGTGCTCGTCGTCGCCGTCACGACGACCGTCGCGTCCGAGACGGCGTCCACAGGCGTCTCGACGGCTTCGGCCGGGATCCCGTCTGCGCAGAGGTCGTCGGCACACTCGTCCTTCGAGTCGCTCGGCGAGTAGATCGACACCGAGTCGAGGTCCGAGGTCGCCGCGATCGCCCGCGTCTGCCAGCGCGCCTGTGCGCCGGCGCCGATCACCGCCAGTCGAACGGGCTCGGCGGCGAGCGATCGGGCCGCGAGTCCGCCGACGCAGCCCGTTCGCACGTTCGTCACGCGCGTCCCGGGCATGTACGCGACGGGCCGTCCGGTCTTGGCGTCGGTGAGCGCGATCTGGGCCTGGATCGTCGGCAGTCCGCGGGACTCGTTGCCCTCGTGGACGCTCGCGAGCTTCGTGGCGTAGTACGGCTCGCCGCGGACGTACGCCGGCATCGTCAGCGCCGTGCCGCGAGGATCGTTTCCGTCCAGTCCCGCCCCGACCGGGAAGTGGGGCCGATCGGGCCGTTCGACGTTCCCCGCGGCCTGTTCGACGAGCGCGGTTTCGACTGCCGGCAGGATCGTCTCCACATCGCACAGCGATTCGACGTCGTTCGCGGTGAGCACCGTGACCATACCACCTGATTCGATGACGAGACTAAAGTGATACCCCTTAGCGGCGCCCGAGGTCCCCGTTGCGCGGTGCGTCGGCGGTAGTTCGGGGCAGGAACCAGCACACTTACGCCCGCCTCGGGAATACGGCCGTGTATGGTCCGCGATCAGATCGATCGAATCGGCGTCGTCGGCGCGGGAACGATGGGCAGCGGGATCGCGCAGGTCGCCGCGACCCACGGCTACGACGTCCGGATGCGGGACGTCGAACCCGAGTTCGTCGAGAACGGCTTCGGCAGCATCGAACACAGCCTCGATCGCCTCGCGGGGAAGGACGCCCTTCCGGCGGACCCCGAGACGATCCGCGATCGGATCGAGGGGACGACCGACCTCGACGACCTCGCGGACTGCGATCTCGTCGTCGAGGCCGCCCTCGAAAACATGGACGTCAAACGGGACATCTTCGCGGACCTCGAGTCGGTCTGCGACGATGACGTCCTGCTCGCGACCAACACGAGCACGCTCTCGATCACCTCGATCGCGTCGGTGCTCGATCGGCCCGAGCGCGTCGTTGGCCTCCACTTCATGAATCCGGTTCCGATCATGACGGGCGTCGAGGTCGTCGTCGGGCAGAAGACGACCGACGAGGCCGTCGAACTGGCCCACGAGATCGCCGAGGATCTCGAGAAGACGACCTGGGAGTCCGACGACAAGCCCGGCTTCGTCACGAACCGGATCCTCATGCCCTGGATCAACGAGGGCATCCGAGCCTACGACGAGGGGGTCGCCACGAAGGAGGACATCGACGCGGGCATGGAACTCGGCACGAACGTCCCGATGGGACCGCTGACGCTGGCAGACCACATCGGCCTCGACATCTGCTTGCACGCCTCCGAGACGCTGTACGAGGAACTCGGCGATCGGTACAAGCCCGCCTACCTCCTGAAGCGGAAGGTCGAAGCCGGCGAACTCGGCAAGAAGACCGGGAAGGGATTCTACGAGTACGATTGAGCCGATCGAGTAGCTCACTCCACGGTTTCGGTCGTGGGTATTCTCTGCGATTCGCGTCGCGGAGTCATCGCTCTCGGAGTCGTCGCTCGTCTTCGCGCATTCTCTGTTGAATCCTGTTCTCAACTGTAGGTAATTATTTACGATCGCGCGACCGATTACGCGCCGATGCGTACGTCCCTTCCCGCCCTAGTTGGCTGCAGTCTCCTCGTCGTCCTCGCGACCGCCGCCCTCGTCGGCGCGGCTCCCCCGCCCCTCGCCGTCTGCAGCGTCTGCGACGGACTCGACGGGGCGACCGATGGCGGCACGCTCGACATTCACGTCGACGAGAACGGGGACTCGGAGTGGATCGCCCGCGTCCCCGTCGATGGCAACGCCGCCGACGCGTACCGGAGCGATCCCGCGGCGCTCGACGCGGCCGTCGAAGACGGCTGGCGTCGCTACGACACCGTCGGAGACGATCGCGACGACGTCGACGCGTCGATCTCCGAGCGAACCGTCGTCGTTCGGTACGCGGTCGACGACGTCGCCACGGCGGGCGTGGGCGACGGCTGGGTCTTCGATTACCTCTACGCCGGCGGGACGAACCAGCGGTACGAGCTCGCGGCGGACCGCGTGACGATTCACCTCCCGGACGGATACCAGGCGGCGAACGAACCGCCGAACGCCGTCGCCGAGGACGGAACGGTGACGTGGATAGCGAGCGACGCCCGCGGCGGAACCGGCGCTCCCGTCCAGAAGACGTACGTGACCTACGGCCGATCGGACGTCGTCGGAACGCTGGAATCGTGGGGATCGGGCTCGGTCGTCTTCGGGCCGCTGGTCCTCGAGCACACCGTCCGAGCCGGAATCGCTCCCGTCGCTCTTCTCGGGATCGCGACCGTCGCGGCCTCTACGGCCAGGACCGGTCGACTCTTGGTTCCGTTGGGTGGACCGGGTCGATCGGCGATCGAGCGCGGCGTCGATCGGCTCGGCGGGACCGTCGGTCGACGGACGCTCGTCGGAATCGCCGCCGGAACGGCGGGGGCCCTCGGCGGCCTCGGCTGGCTCCTCTCCGGTCCGGCCCTCGCGCTGCTCGCCGCCTCCTTCGGCCTCGCCGCGGCGCTGTTTCTGCCGCTCGGGTACGCGCTCGAGTGCGGGGAGTCCGCCTGGCAGTTCGGCGCGATAGCGGTGATCGCGCCGCTCGTCCCCGTCGCAGCGTTTTCACCGTACTACGTCTTCGGATTCGATCCCCTGTTCGCCGGCGTCCTCTTCGTCCCGTGGGGGGTCGGCGCCGGCGCTGTCGGTTATCTCTGTTCGCAGATCGGGCGACAAACGGCCGTCGTTCGGCGGGCCGAACCGAACTAGAACTCGAGACGTTTCGGCGTCGATCAATCGTGGAGCGGTTTCTCGGCCATCTCGCTGCGGAGATCGGCGAGTCGCGATCGCGGGACGCCCTCCTCGAACTGCTGGAGGAGCGCGAACACCTCCGCGCGCGAGACCTTCACGTCGCCCTCGCGGATGACGTCTTCGGGCCGTTCGCGAAGTTCCCGCATCGTACCGACCGCGAGCAAGTACGGAATCGCCCACGCCGAGAGCCGGTTGCCGTGGGTCTCGGGGACGACTTCGAGGTAGCGCTGGGCGTCGTCCAGGTACGTCTCCGCCCGCCCGGTGACCCGTCTGATGACGTTCGTGACTCCGCTGTGATTCGAGGCGTCGGTGACGTTCTCGACGGCGACGTCCTCCTCTTCGAGCCACTCGGCGGGCAGGTAGACGTTGTTCTCCTCGTGGTAGTCGTTCTCGACGTCCTTGGCGATGTTGACGAGTTGCAACAGCAACGCGAACGAGCGGGCGTTCGAGCGCAGCTCGTCGGCGCGCTCCTGAGAGGCGCCGCGGGCCACGAGCCCGGTGATCAGCGTCCCGACGGTGCCGGCGGCGTACCAGCAGTACTCTTCGAGTTCCTCCAGGGTCTGCAGCCGTAATCCGCCGTGGTCCGCGTACCGATCGGTGAACATCGCCATCCCGTCGACGAGCTCCCGAACGGGATCGCGCATGATCTCCCGAGGCTCCGCCTCGAGCGATTCGAAGGTCCGCAGGACCTGCGGCGTCTTGGCCACGACCTCCCAGTCGCTGTCTCGGCTGTCGGGGAGCCACGGCTCGACGGCGTCCATGAACTCGCCGACCGTCAGCTCGTCGTCGGGATCGAGCAGCCGATCGTACGCGGTCAGCAGCTCCGTCTGCGTCTCCGGCGGGATGTGGCCGGCGTCTTCGATGGTATCCGCGATCCGACAGAGCAGGTAGCCGAGGCAGATGTGCGTCGCCATCGGCTCGTCGAGTCGATCGATAGTGATCGAAAAAGTCCGCGAAACGCCGTGTACCGCCTCGAAACACCATTCGAGGTCGGCGTCGACTGTTTCTTCGTGCTGGCCCGTGGTCATCTAACGGATGGGTTTTGTTCCCATCCGGGAAAAACACCGTGGTCCCGGCGGGATATTCCGATCGTTGACAAATTTGCCAGCGGGAGACGGCAGACCCCGCACCTCGCGAGGACGAACATCGCGATCGCGATACACGAGAGTGAACGGGAGACCGATTGGAACAACAGTAAAGAACCGACCGATCGACAGTCGTGGTATGGACTTCGCGCTCTCAGCCGAACAACGGCAGATCCGGGACATGGTTTCGGAGTTCGTCGACGAGGAGATCGTGCCGATCGCCGGCGAGATCGACCACGACGACGAGTTCCCCCGCGACCTCGTGAGCGAGATGGCGGAACTGGGGCTGCTGGGAATGCCCTTCCCCGAGGAGTACGGCGGCGCCGGCTTGGATTACCACTCCTACGCGATCGGCCTCGAGGAGATCTCCCGCGGCTCCGGCGGGCTGGGAACGATCGTCGCGGCCCACACCTCGCTGGCGGGCAACATGCTCTACGAGTTCGGCGACGAGGCCCAAAAGGAGGAGTTCCTGACGCCGCTCGCGGAGGGAACTGACATCGGTGCGTTCGCGCTCTCGGAGGCCGGCGCGGGGAGCGACGTGCCGGCGATGGAGACCACCGCCGAAGAGGAGGGCGACGAGTACGTGATCAACGGCGGGAAGCTCTGGATCTCGAACGGCTCCGTCGCGGACACGATCACCCTGTTCGCGAAGACGGACCCCGACGCCGGCAATAAGGGCATTTCGTCGTTCGTCGTCCGGCCCGAGGAGGACGACGGCTTCATCGTCGAAGGTACGGAGGAGAAACTCGGCGACAAGGGGTGTCCGACGGCGGAACTCCGCTTCGACGACCTCCGGATCCCGGAATCGCGCCGGCTCGGCGAGGAGGGCGAGGGCTTCGTCCACGCCCTGAAGACCCTGAACGGCGGCCGCATCACGATCGCCGCCCGGAGCGTCGGCATCGCCCGTGCCGCGTTCGACGAGGCCCGCGACTACGCCCGCGAGCGCGAGCAGTTCGGCCAGCCGATCGGCGAGTTCCAGGCGATCAAGCACAAGCTGGCCGACATGGACACGAAGATCCAGGCCTCCCGGATGCTCATGCACAAAGCCGCGGACAAGAAGATTCGCGGCGAGACCTTCATCAAGGACGCCGCCCAGGCCAAACTCTACGCCTCCGAGGTCAGCCGCGAGGTCGCCAACGAGGGCATCCAGATCCACGGCGGCTACGGCTACACCAAGGACTTCCCCGCCGAACGGTTCTACCGCGACGCCAAGCTCAACGAGATCTACGAGGGGACGAGCGAAGTGCTCCGGAACACGATCGGCGATCAGGTACTTTCCGAGTAAGCCGGATCGACCCGATCGGCGCCACGAGTTACCCGGCTCGATCGAACCGAGCCCGAAAGACGGGGTTCGTATCCCGGCGATCGTGCCCGTCCGAAGCCCGCAGAGAACGGTGACGGCTTACGCCGATCCGCTGTGGCGATGGGAGTCGATCCGTTTCACGTCCCGTTCGAGATAGTCCGGAGCGTCCTCGCGGTCGGCGATCTCGGCCGTCGACAACCAGAAGACGTCGACGACTTCGGCGGGCGATCGCGGACGTGCGGTACTCGACTCGTGTTCGCAGAGGGTCACGATGTTGAGACACCGTGTTCCGTCGTCGGCTTCGAACGTTCTACTCAAGACGTATTCGACGGTGCCGACCTCGACGCCGACCTCTTCGCGCAGTTCGCGCCTCGCGGTCGCCTCGATGGTCGCTTCCCCGCCTGGTTCCTGTTCGACTTTTCCGCCCGGGAATCCTAGCTTCCCGCCGGCGTGGTCCTCTTCGGCGGCGCGTTCGATGAGGAGGTATTCCTCGTCTCGAACGACGGCGCCCTGCACGTTCACTACATACTCGTCCGAGCCCATTTGCCCGCTGTTCCGATCAGTCGTAGATAAACCTGCTGACCCGAGCCAGTCGTCTCCGACAGGGTGTCACTCGGTGTCGCCGTTCGCGTCGAGGCTCGATCGCATCCACTCGTAGTGTTCTCGCACCCGCCGTTCGCCGGCCTCGGTCAGCGCGTACACGTCGTGGATCCCCTCGGTCCGCTCCTCGACGAATCCCGCGTCGACCAGCGCCGACAGCGAGCCGTAGAACGACTTCGGTTCGATGTGCTCGTCGTAGTGGGACTCGAGTTGGGATTTCAGCCGCTGGCCCCGCATCTCGCCGCCGGCCGCGAGCAGAACACACGTGTCGCGTCGTCGACCGCTCTGGAGCCACTTCGCCATGCGTTGGCTCGATATCGATCGGGGAATCGCTCGAACGTTACGGTCCGCGATCCCCACACTCGGCGACGCGGGTTCGGCCGCGTCGGGATCGGTCAACCGAGCGCTCGCCACAGCCGATCGATCGCGACCTGTACGAGCCCGCCGGCGATCGCGACGGCCGCCAGCAGCCGGGCGCCGAGCGCGAGGTGGACGCTGCCGCCCGGCTGGCGTTCGTGTCGGAAGAGCAGCCAGCCGTCGCCGGCGAGGACCACGTCTCCGTCGCCGACGGTCAGCGAGTAGAAGACGAGGACGAGCAGTGCACCCGCGATCAGGACGGTCGCGGCGACGACGCCGAGGACGAACCTCGAGAGCGCACTCGGCTCCGAGAGCCGTTCGTCGCGGGCTTCGGTCGGTCCGTAGATGCCGAACCCCCGCCCATCACCGTCCGGGAGCGCAGTGATCCGAACGTCGGCCGGGTACCGACAGAGGACGCCGGCCATCCAGCAGTCGCCGATCGAGCCGGCGACGTTGACGGCGAGCGCGACGACGAGCAGGGTCGAGGGGACGATCGCCATTGCCAGGACGCCGACGGCTGTGATGCCGACGAGCGGGGCGAGCACCACGACGAGTACCTGATTGCGCGAATAGCTCGCCCCGTCCGCCGCGGCGTAGGCGTACGGCAGCAGGAAGCGCGAGACCCCGACCCCGTAGGTGCGGGATCCGCCGTACCGGGCCATGAACAGCCCGTGGACGAGTTCGTGCGGAGCGACGACGAGCACGATCAGCCCCAGCGTGGCGACGAGCCAGCCGATCGCGTCCGGCGGCGCGGTCGCAGGCACGACGATCGGTTCGAACGACTCGCCGCGAACCGCGGCCCGGAGGTGTCCGAAGCCGTAGGCGGACGCGAAAAAGGCGACGACCGAGACGACGATCG
It includes:
- a CDS encoding acyl-CoA dehydrogenase, with translation MDFALSAEQRQIRDMVSEFVDEEIVPIAGEIDHDDEFPRDLVSEMAELGLLGMPFPEEYGGAGLDYHSYAIGLEEISRGSGGLGTIVAAHTSLAGNMLYEFGDEAQKEEFLTPLAEGTDIGAFALSEAGAGSDVPAMETTAEEEGDEYVINGGKLWISNGSVADTITLFAKTDPDAGNKGISSFVVRPEEDDGFIVEGTEEKLGDKGCPTAELRFDDLRIPESRRLGEEGEGFVHALKTLNGGRITIAARSVGIARAAFDEARDYAREREQFGQPIGEFQAIKHKLADMDTKIQASRMLMHKAADKKIRGETFIKDAAQAKLYASEVSREVANEGIQIHGGYGYTKDFPAERFYRDAKLNEIYEGTSEVLRNTIGDQVLSE
- a CDS encoding class 1 fructose-bisphosphatase translates to MTVSDPVVEAVVSTVCRTATEIRQGLIGRRNTVDEANPSGETQVEADVWADDLLADRLSSIDGVGQYASEERSDVLDCGGDPDTETDAYAVAVDPLDGSSNLRSNNSMGTIVGVYDASLPARGDALVAACYVLYGPVTTMVLATEETVTEYELTGGERTIVRRDVTLPDEPVVYGFGGRVPNWTDAFSEYAREIERELKLRYGGAMIGDVNQVLTYGGIFAYPGLESRPEGKLRLQFEGNPIGYIVERAGGRSSDGERSLLAVEPNDVHGRTPLFVGNTDLIDRLEAALE
- a CDS encoding NUDIX hydrolase, which gives rise to MGSDEYVVNVQGAVVRDEEYLLIERAAEEDHAGGKLGFPGGKVEQEPGGEATIEATARRELREEVGVEVGTVEYVLSRTFEADDGTRCLNIVTLCEHESSTARPRSPAEVVDVFWLSTAEIADREDAPDYLERDVKRIDSHRHSGSA
- a CDS encoding ornithine cyclodeaminase family protein; translated protein: MVTVLTANDVESLCDVETILPAVETALVEQAAGNVERPDRPHFPVGAGLDGNDPRGTALTMPAYVRGEPYYATKLASVHEGNESRGLPTIQAQIALTDAKTGRPVAYMPGTRVTNVRTGCVGGLAARSLAAEPVRLAVIGAGAQARWQTRAIAATSDLDSVSIYSPSDSKDECADDLCADGIPAEAVETPVDAVSDATVVVTATTSTEPVFPADATDAELVVAVGAYTAAMRELEPALVERADRRFADVPGEAIETGDFRDIGAEMDDLEPLARAFADDRPIERADGLAVVKSVGSAVMDLTAATAVYRRARADGAGTEVPFRTGGE
- a CDS encoding 3-hydroxyacyl-CoA dehydrogenase family protein, giving the protein MVRDQIDRIGVVGAGTMGSGIAQVAATHGYDVRMRDVEPEFVENGFGSIEHSLDRLAGKDALPADPETIRDRIEGTTDLDDLADCDLVVEAALENMDVKRDIFADLESVCDDDVLLATNTSTLSITSIASVLDRPERVVGLHFMNPVPIMTGVEVVVGQKTTDEAVELAHEIAEDLEKTTWESDDKPGFVTNRILMPWINEGIRAYDEGVATKEDIDAGMELGTNVPMGPLTLADHIGLDICLHASETLYEELGDRYKPAYLLKRKVEAGELGKKTGKGFYEYD
- a CDS encoding class I fructose-bisphosphate aldolase, which codes for MIPIDDSPIVRDGKCLILAMDHGLEHGPVDFEDVPEKLDPSTVFETATHDAVTAMAVQKGIAEGYYPSYEDDVNLLLKLNGTSNLWMGEPDSPVNCSVDYAAELGADAVGFTVYSGSNHEVEMFEEFRDAQEKAREHDIPMVMWSYPRGQGLKNDTKPGTISYATRIALELGADIAKVKYPGSPEAMQHACRASGDMMVVMSGGSKTSDYEFLSTVEAAVQSGCKGLAVGRNVWQRENPTHILDALEKVIYEEATADAALEE
- a CDS encoding PadR family transcriptional regulator, with the translated sequence MAKWLQSGRRRDTCVLLAAGGEMRGQRLKSQLESHYDEHIEPKSFYGSLSALVDAGFVEERTEGIHDVYALTEAGERRVREHYEWMRSSLDANGDTE
- a CDS encoding DUF3267 domain-containing protein, with the protein product MTAPTADTSQPSRPIATVRVSRAIAVRTIVVSVVAFFASAYGFGHLRAAVRGESFEPIVVPATAPPDAIGWLVATLGLIVLVVAPHELVHGLFMARYGGSRTYGVGVSRFLLPYAYAAADGASYSRNQVLVVVLAPLVGITAVGVLAMAIVPSTLLVVALAVNVAGSIGDCWMAGVLCRYPADVRITALPDGDGRGFGIYGPTEARDERLSEPSALSRFVLGVVAATVLIAGALLVLVFYSLTVGDGDVVLAGDGWLLFRHERQPGGSVHLALGARLLAAVAIAGGLVQVAIDRLWRALG
- a CDS encoding phytoene/squalene synthase family protein encodes the protein MTTGQHEETVDADLEWCFEAVHGVSRTFSITIDRLDEPMATHICLGYLLCRIADTIEDAGHIPPETQTELLTAYDRLLDPDDELTVGEFMDAVEPWLPDSRDSDWEVVAKTPQVLRTFESLEAEPREIMRDPVRELVDGMAMFTDRYADHGGLRLQTLEELEEYCWYAAGTVGTLITGLVARGASQERADELRSNARSFALLLQLVNIAKDVENDYHEENNVYLPAEWLEEEDVAVENVTDASNHSGVTNVIRRVTGRAETYLDDAQRYLEVVPETHGNRLSAWAIPYLLAVGTMRELRERPEDVIREGDVKVSRAEVFALLQQFEEGVPRSRLADLRSEMAEKPLHD